One Sphaerisporangium krabiense DNA segment encodes these proteins:
- a CDS encoding IclR family transcriptional regulator, with product MSSERRSDEVGVLVKALDILDRMATDAPCTVAQLCQHTGITKPAAYRILKTLDQRGYVVRDEARKEYSLGPALYGLSRAARNSTDLVRLTRPAMQSLNEEFGETVNLGVVSHGQVVYLDAVESAQRLRTTVQIALRDPVHTTALGKAVLAALPEEHAREQLAQADWSRHTPNAVASVDELLAALGTFRRLGYAIDDEENEVGSRCVAASILDGEGRPVAAISVAAPTSRMPDETMAMVGRRLAEVCAELGNALT from the coding sequence GTGAGCAGCGAACGGCGGTCCGACGAGGTCGGGGTCCTCGTCAAGGCACTCGACATCCTCGACCGGATGGCGACGGACGCACCCTGCACCGTGGCACAGCTCTGCCAGCACACCGGGATCACCAAGCCCGCGGCGTACCGGATACTCAAGACCCTCGACCAGCGGGGCTACGTGGTGCGCGACGAGGCGCGCAAGGAGTACTCGCTCGGCCCCGCCCTCTACGGCCTGAGCCGGGCGGCGCGGAACTCCACCGACCTGGTCCGGCTGACCCGCCCGGCCATGCAGTCGCTCAACGAGGAGTTCGGCGAGACCGTCAACCTCGGAGTGGTCAGCCACGGCCAGGTCGTCTACCTCGACGCGGTGGAGAGCGCGCAGCGGCTGCGCACGACGGTGCAGATCGCGCTGCGCGACCCGGTGCACACCACGGCGCTGGGCAAGGCGGTCCTCGCGGCGCTCCCCGAGGAGCACGCCCGCGAGCAGCTCGCCCAGGCCGACTGGTCGCGGCACACCCCCAACGCGGTCGCCTCGGTCGACGAGCTGCTCGCGGCCCTCGGGACCTTCCGCCGGCTCGGCTACGCCATCGACGACGAGGAGAACGAGGTGGGCTCCCGCTGCGTGGCCGCGTCGATCCTGGACGGCGAGGGCCGGCCGGTGGCCGCGATCAGCGTCGCCGCGCCCACCTCGCGCATGCCCGACGAGACCATGGCCATGGTCGGGCGGCGCCTGGCCGAGGTGTGCGCGGAGCTCGGCAACGCACTCACCTGA
- a CDS encoding M81 family metallopeptidase, whose protein sequence is MTVRIGLGGIWQETNTFAVEPTTLADFRRYQFFEGPELVASLRGTGTELGGAIDAARQRSAYPVGLFFGAALPSGMVRARAFESMLRRLAALTRARLPLDGLVLSLHGAMVVDGHPDPEAEIVTTLRAVVGDIPIAATLDYHANVGATLPEVTDILVGYRTYPHVDMAERGAEAMEAVLRLLRPPWRGRRPARHLERLPLLTVPPAQEDVAEPMRSILAAAERIRAEPGVWAASALPGFAYAESGRLGFAVYLAAETHAVARARELAAHVWRERDAFSAPLAGPAEAVAEVAGARGRRPTVLVDVADNVGGGSPGDGTALLHALAQAGVAGAIAVIWDPAAVAAAHAGSADRIDLWVGGHSDPAMGPPFRASGPVRRFDSVSYLRTGSYMRGQRVEMGRVAVIETPIGAIVLTENRVVPFDDDHLRAVGLEPRGARVIVAKGAIAWKAAFAGYAARTLYVRTPGYCPAALDQLDYRSRPAPLYPLERDPAWESAVAARLTSGNRP, encoded by the coding sequence ATGACGGTGCGGATCGGGCTGGGGGGCATCTGGCAGGAGACGAACACCTTCGCGGTCGAACCCACCACACTGGCGGACTTCCGCCGGTACCAGTTCTTCGAGGGGCCGGAGCTCGTGGCCTCGCTGCGCGGGACGGGCACCGAGCTGGGCGGGGCCATCGACGCCGCCCGGCAGCGGTCGGCCTACCCGGTGGGGCTGTTCTTCGGCGCCGCGCTTCCCTCCGGCATGGTCCGGGCGCGGGCGTTCGAGTCGATGCTGCGCCGGCTGGCAGCCCTCACCCGGGCGCGGCTTCCCCTCGACGGGCTGGTGCTGTCGCTGCACGGCGCGATGGTGGTCGACGGTCATCCGGACCCCGAGGCGGAGATCGTCACGACCCTGCGTGCCGTCGTCGGCGACATCCCGATCGCCGCCACGCTGGACTACCACGCCAACGTCGGCGCGACCCTGCCCGAGGTCACCGACATCCTGGTCGGCTACCGCACCTATCCCCACGTCGACATGGCCGAACGCGGCGCGGAGGCGATGGAGGCGGTGCTGCGCCTGCTGCGCCCGCCGTGGCGGGGACGCCGCCCGGCCCGGCACCTGGAGAGGCTTCCGCTGCTCACCGTGCCCCCGGCCCAGGAGGACGTGGCCGAGCCGATGCGGTCCATCCTCGCCGCGGCCGAGCGGATACGCGCCGAGCCCGGCGTCTGGGCCGCCAGCGCGCTGCCCGGGTTCGCCTACGCCGAGAGCGGCAGGCTCGGGTTCGCGGTGTACCTGGCGGCGGAGACCCATGCGGTGGCGCGCGCCCGGGAACTGGCCGCCCACGTGTGGCGCGAGCGCGACGCGTTCTCCGCGCCGCTGGCCGGTCCCGCCGAGGCGGTGGCCGAGGTGGCCGGCGCCCGGGGGAGGAGGCCCACCGTGCTGGTCGACGTCGCGGACAACGTGGGCGGCGGCTCGCCGGGCGACGGTACGGCGCTGCTCCACGCGCTGGCCCAGGCCGGGGTGGCGGGCGCCATCGCGGTCATCTGGGATCCGGCCGCGGTGGCCGCCGCGCACGCGGGGTCCGCCGACCGGATCGACCTGTGGGTGGGCGGCCACAGCGACCCGGCGATGGGACCGCCGTTCCGCGCCTCAGGGCCGGTCCGCCGCTTCGACTCCGTGTCGTACCTGCGTACGGGCTCGTACATGCGCGGCCAGCGGGTGGAGATGGGCCGGGTGGCGGTGATCGAGACGCCGATCGGCGCGATCGTCCTGACCGAGAACCGGGTGGTCCCCTTCGATGACGATCATCTGCGCGCCGTGGGCCTGGAGCCGCGCGGCGCCCGCGTGATCGTCGCCAAGGGGGCCATCGCGTGGAAGGCCGCGTTCGCCGGCTACGCCGCGCGGACCCTCTACGTCCGCACTCCGGGGTACTGCCCGGCCGCGCTCGACCAGCTCGACTACCGGTCCCGCCCGGCGCCGCTCTACCCGCTGGAACGGGACCCCGCCTGGGAGTCCGCGGTGGCCGCCCGGCTGACCTCGGGGAACCGTCCGTAA
- a CDS encoding sugar ABC transporter substrate-binding protein has product MPDSSKGLGGFNRRDLLRLSVITGAGLAVGAPLLSACSVDSGTSGGAEQSSTPGATRKAIGNGITEKKELAPFQFGGPAGEKPGIPKRIAWANTSDAEFFLQITRSIELAATARGLEFVTAIANDDSAKNVEQIETFLQRGIGALCIQPLDANAQAPLMKRAIEAGAAVMSLVTPPSTSQAVADQYKVGNTQGLAAAKYITEKLGGKAKAVYFNIDTIEVLKARHQGVLDGLKSAGSGVKIVSDVQPSALTQDGGFKAMNTILQAHPDVNVVVGGDTHCLGALSALKAAGKDRPEMYLSGIDGDEQALAEIRKGGAYKASFAFAYPLMGYAWGQFAADWLEGKPIPQVMQFNAVELNSAEIIDRYQADMKAVAETWKNAATYFTLLGSVRYQERDQFINYAA; this is encoded by the coding sequence ATGCCTGACTCGTCGAAGGGCCTGGGCGGATTCAACCGGCGCGATCTCCTGCGCCTCAGCGTCATCACCGGAGCCGGGCTCGCCGTCGGCGCCCCGCTGCTCAGCGCGTGTTCGGTCGACAGCGGGACGAGCGGCGGCGCGGAGCAGAGCTCCACGCCCGGCGCCACCCGGAAGGCGATCGGCAACGGCATCACCGAGAAGAAGGAACTGGCGCCCTTCCAGTTCGGCGGCCCGGCCGGCGAGAAGCCCGGCATCCCCAAGCGGATCGCCTGGGCCAACACCTCCGACGCCGAGTTCTTCCTGCAGATCACCCGATCCATCGAGCTGGCCGCCACCGCCCGCGGGCTGGAGTTCGTGACGGCGATCGCCAACGACGACTCGGCCAAGAACGTCGAGCAGATCGAGACCTTCCTGCAGCGCGGCATCGGCGCGCTGTGCATCCAGCCGCTGGACGCCAACGCCCAGGCTCCGCTGATGAAGCGCGCGATCGAGGCGGGCGCCGCCGTGATGTCGCTGGTGACCCCGCCGAGCACCTCACAGGCCGTCGCCGACCAGTACAAGGTCGGGAACACCCAGGGGCTGGCCGCCGCCAAGTACATCACCGAGAAACTGGGCGGCAAGGCCAAGGCCGTCTACTTCAACATCGACACCATCGAGGTGCTCAAGGCCCGGCACCAGGGCGTGCTGGACGGCCTGAAGTCCGCCGGATCGGGTGTGAAGATCGTCTCCGACGTGCAGCCGTCGGCCCTCACCCAGGACGGCGGCTTCAAGGCGATGAACACCATCCTGCAGGCCCACCCCGACGTCAACGTCGTCGTGGGCGGCGACACGCACTGCCTGGGCGCGCTGTCGGCACTGAAGGCCGCCGGCAAGGACCGGCCGGAGATGTACCTGTCCGGGATCGACGGTGACGAGCAGGCCCTGGCCGAGATCCGCAAGGGCGGGGCCTACAAGGCCAGCTTCGCCTTCGCCTACCCGCTGATGGGCTACGCCTGGGGACAGTTCGCGGCGGACTGGCTGGAGGGCAAGCCGATCCCCCAGGTCATGCAGTTCAACGCCGTCGAGCTCAACTCCGCCGAGATCATCGACAGGTACCAGGCCGACATGAAGGCGGTGGCCGAGACCTGGAAGAACGCCGCCACCTACTTCACCCTGCTGGGCTCCGTCCGCTACCAGGAACGAGACCAGTTCATCAACTACGCCGCCTGA
- a CDS encoding ABC transporter permease subunit, with the protein MPISSTPANRRHLVPGEPSRRTGLALLCAVLVAYFGFAYDNFFTVSNGLSILMNVSAIAIAAVGAMFLVVSGNVDLSIGGQYALISVIVASFARDQGGLVVAVLAGLVAGLVLGLTNGILVKYMKISPLIVTLGTMAVFKGLAYLVSEGKSVFGFSDAFIFLGRARVNNVPLPVIIAAVVFVAGGFWLLRTSAGLRLFAIGGNQQAARLTGINVDRVVVRLYVLNGLLMGVVAILTTARLGSGTPQIGTAFELDVLTAVILGGVGFAGGSGHPAGVFVGVATIGILGSGLIFAGLADWWQQIFKGLVLLLALGADQIAEHRRARSARDDPPADPSTEAGEPVAAGGSPPPDADDEYGLGVRRAREPGEVVLAATGLARRFGAVFALRDGTFSVRAGEVVCVVGDNGAGKSTLIKLISGVYRPDAGRIELDGRPVEFGGPIDARRAGIETVHQDLAVCPNLGVAHNLILGDEPRRRMFGLIPVRDDAAAVARARTRLASLGITLTDLNRSVGRLSGGQRQSVAIARAMKEDVKLVILDEPTAALGVAQTRNVLRIARQAAENGAGVILISHDIRTVFAVADRVVVLRLGRVVYDDSVHRITHTRLLHLMAGLEALDDATTEDDATTRTGQ; encoded by the coding sequence GTGCCGATCAGTTCCACGCCGGCGAACCGCCGCCACCTGGTTCCCGGCGAGCCCAGCCGGCGTACCGGGCTGGCCTTGCTCTGCGCCGTCCTGGTGGCCTACTTCGGGTTCGCCTACGACAACTTCTTCACCGTCTCCAACGGTCTGTCCATCCTGATGAACGTCTCGGCGATCGCGATCGCGGCGGTGGGCGCGATGTTCCTGGTCGTCTCCGGCAACGTGGACCTGTCGATCGGCGGCCAGTACGCGCTCATCTCGGTGATCGTCGCGAGCTTCGCCCGGGACCAGGGCGGCCTCGTGGTCGCGGTGCTCGCCGGGCTGGTCGCCGGGCTGGTCCTCGGCCTGACCAACGGGATCCTCGTGAAGTACATGAAGATCTCACCGCTCATCGTCACGTTGGGCACCATGGCCGTCTTCAAGGGACTGGCCTACCTGGTCAGTGAGGGCAAGTCGGTGTTCGGCTTCTCCGACGCGTTCATCTTCCTGGGCCGGGCCCGCGTCAACAACGTGCCGCTGCCGGTCATCATCGCCGCGGTCGTCTTCGTGGCCGGCGGCTTCTGGCTGCTGCGCACGTCCGCCGGCCTGCGGCTGTTCGCCATCGGCGGTAACCAGCAGGCGGCCAGGCTGACCGGGATCAACGTCGACCGGGTGGTCGTCCGGCTCTACGTGCTCAACGGCCTGCTGATGGGCGTGGTCGCGATCCTGACCACCGCCCGGCTGGGCAGCGGCACCCCGCAGATCGGCACCGCCTTCGAACTGGACGTGCTCACCGCCGTCATCCTCGGCGGCGTCGGGTTCGCCGGCGGCAGCGGGCACCCCGCCGGAGTCTTCGTCGGCGTCGCCACCATCGGCATCCTCGGCTCGGGCCTGATCTTCGCGGGGCTGGCGGACTGGTGGCAGCAGATCTTCAAGGGCCTGGTGCTGCTGCTGGCCCTCGGCGCCGACCAGATCGCCGAGCACCGGCGGGCCCGCTCGGCGCGCGACGACCCGCCCGCCGACCCGTCCACCGAGGCAGGTGAACCGGTGGCGGCGGGCGGGTCGCCGCCACCGGACGCCGACGACGAGTACGGCCTGGGCGTGCGGCGCGCCCGCGAGCCCGGCGAGGTGGTGCTCGCCGCGACCGGCCTGGCCCGACGGTTCGGAGCGGTCTTCGCCCTGCGCGACGGCACCTTCTCGGTACGCGCCGGCGAGGTCGTCTGCGTCGTCGGCGACAACGGCGCCGGCAAGTCGACGCTGATCAAACTGATCTCGGGGGTCTACAGGCCGGACGCCGGCCGCATCGAGCTGGACGGCCGGCCGGTCGAGTTCGGCGGCCCGATCGACGCCCGGCGGGCCGGCATCGAGACGGTCCACCAGGATCTGGCGGTCTGCCCGAACCTCGGGGTGGCCCACAACCTGATCCTGGGGGACGAACCGCGGCGCCGGATGTTCGGCCTGATCCCGGTACGGGATGACGCCGCCGCCGTCGCCCGCGCCAGGACGCGGCTGGCGTCGCTGGGCATCACGCTCACCGACCTGAACCGGTCGGTGGGGCGGCTGTCCGGCGGCCAGCGCCAGTCGGTCGCGATCGCCCGGGCCATGAAGGAAGACGTCAAGCTGGTCATCCTCGACGAGCCCACCGCGGCGCTGGGCGTCGCGCAGACCCGGAACGTGCTGCGCATCGCCCGGCAGGCCGCGGAGAACGGCGCCGGCGTGATCCTGATCAGCCACGACATCCGCACCGTCTTCGCCGTCGCGGACCGGGTCGTGGTCCTGCGGCTGGGCCGGGTCGTGTACGACGACTCCGTTCACCGCATCACCCACACCAGGCTGCTGCACCTGATGGCCGGCCTGGAAGCCCTCGACGACGCCACGACCGAAGACGACGCCACGACCAGGACGGGGCAGTGA
- a CDS encoding SDR family NAD(P)-dependent oxidoreductase, translating to MDDFDLTGRRVLVTGGGDGLGRQMTEAFVDAGATVVICGRRTEPLERTAAELAGRGDVRPVRADVTVPAEVDALVAAAGGIDVLVNNAGLAHRTPWQEVESAEWRRIMTLNVEAPFWLCQRFVPGMVERGWGRVINVSSVYGLVAGDAGRYPGLGLDIASYFASKHAVIGMTRFLAAQLGPTGVTVNALCPGMFPSPANDDALRPEVIAALSGGTPMGRLGTDRELRSAVLFLAAPSSSFVTGQSLVVDGGWTIW from the coding sequence ATGGACGACTTCGACCTGACCGGCCGCCGGGTGCTGGTCACCGGCGGCGGGGACGGGCTCGGCCGCCAGATGACCGAGGCGTTCGTGGACGCCGGCGCGACCGTGGTCATCTGCGGGCGCCGCACGGAACCGCTGGAGAGGACCGCGGCCGAGCTGGCCGGGCGCGGCGACGTCCGGCCGGTCCGGGCCGACGTGACGGTCCCCGCCGAGGTGGACGCGCTGGTCGCCGCCGCCGGCGGGATCGACGTGCTGGTCAACAACGCCGGACTCGCCCACCGGACGCCCTGGCAGGAGGTCGAGTCCGCGGAGTGGCGGCGGATCATGACCCTCAACGTGGAGGCGCCGTTCTGGCTCTGCCAGCGTTTCGTGCCCGGCATGGTCGAGCGCGGCTGGGGCCGGGTGATCAACGTCTCCTCGGTGTACGGGCTGGTCGCCGGCGACGCCGGTCGCTATCCCGGCCTCGGCCTGGACATCGCCTCCTACTTCGCCAGCAAGCACGCCGTCATCGGGATGACCAGGTTCCTCGCCGCCCAGCTCGGGCCGACCGGGGTGACGGTCAACGCGCTCTGCCCCGGCATGTTCCCCAGCCCGGCCAACGACGACGCGCTACGGCCCGAGGTGATCGCGGCGCTCTCCGGCGGCACCCCGATGGGCCGGCTGGGCACCGACCGGGAACTCCGCTCGGCCGTGCTGTTCCTCGCGGCACCCTCCTCCTCCTTCGTCACCGGTCAGAGCCTGGTGGTCGACGGCGGATGGACGATCTGGTGA